In the Mauremys mutica isolate MM-2020 ecotype Southern chromosome 13, ASM2049712v1, whole genome shotgun sequence genome, one interval contains:
- the LOC123347916 gene encoding DLA class II histocompatibility antigen, DR-1 beta chain-like, translating to MAPQAKPVTVPFWLMCLCSIAWAGVHRLSYLQLISPEGAPGLPRRLSVERMNDLVLSAYDSTTGRMAPRNGYTPGDKNSHQFWTVRSARCPVWDSWVGTEYQALVREVNTSSPKTEPYYMQVLKTCEVDDATGAVRAVTRYSLNGEDMLLYQADQNRWFSVHPAAWRVAERWNREGETFGVMKLFTPQRCRFWIESSVPFTAQKTAQPTVHVAFVPQTPDRQQRLICHVTGFYPRDIEVTWERGGQVVLGEQLTSGIRPNGDPTFQIQVSIELGQEGVDPTEHVCVVRHSSLGGDPLRVTWDSQAVGQVHIPLIIAGCILTVLGTGALSWYLRRRKGGNKGLYHPAQTQPWTIDSAPATAKPAGGASSTTFSLLDATE from the exons GGGTTCACCGCCTCTCCTATCTCCAGCTCATCTCCCCGGAGGGGGCCCCTGGGCTGCCCAGGCGGCTGAGTGTGGAGAGAATGAACGACCTGGTGCTCTCAGCCTATGACAGCACCACTGGCAGGATGGCTCCCCGCAATGGCTACACCCCAGGGGACAAGAACAGTCACCAGTTCTGGACTGTGCGCAGTGCTCGGTGCCCGGTCTGGGACTCCTGGGTGGGGACCGAGTACCAGGCCCTGGTGCGTGAAGTGAACACCAGCTCCCCAAAAACAG AGCCCTACTACATGCAGGTCCTGAAGACCTGTGAAGTGGACGATGCCACCGGTGCTGTCCGAGCTGTCACCAGATATTCCCTCAATGGGGAGGACATGCTGCTGTACCAGGCTGACCAGAATCGCTGGTTCTCGGTGCACCCAGCGGCCTGGCGAGTGGCGGAGCGCTGGAACCGCGAAGGGGAGACTTTTGGTGTGATGAAACTGTTCACACCCCAGCGATGCAGGTTCTGGATTGAAAGCTCTGTGCCATTCACTGCTCAGAAGACAG cccagcccacagtGCACGTGGCCTTCGTCCCACAGACCCCGGACCGGCAGCAGCGCCTCATCTGCCATGTGACAGGGTTCTATCCCCGTGACATCGAGGTGacctgggagcgggggggccaAGTTGTCCTTGGAGAGCAGCTGACCAGCGGGATCCGACCAAATGGGGACCCCACCTTCCAGATCCAGGTGTCCattgagctggggcaggagggggtcgACCCcactgagcatgtgtgtgtggtgagacacagcagcctggggggtGACCCCCTGAGGGTGACTTGGG ATTCCCAGGCCGTGGGCCAAGTTCATATCCCATTGATCATTGCTGGCTGCATCCTCACTGTGCTGGGCACCGGGGCCCTGAGCTGGTACCTGAGAAGGAGGAAAG GGGGCAATAAGGGGCTGTATCACCCGGCGCAGACACAGCCATGGACCATCGACTCTGCTCCAGCCACGGCtaagccagcaggaggtgcctcTTCCACGACATTTTCTCTCCTGGATGCCACTGAGTGA
- the LOC123348640 gene encoding H-2 class II histocompatibility antigen, A-U beta chain-like: MMAPWPKPALVSFWLLSLCSITLAGVHHISYLQLISPQAASGLPKRLKVMRVNDLVLSVYDSNTRRRVPRNGYSPGNQESQQFWNARRAGCLAWDFWVETEYQGLVREMNASSPKAEPYYMQVLKTCELDDATGAVRAVTRYSLNGEDMLQHQTDQNRWFSVHPAAWRVAERWNREGETSAVLNHLPLQQCRFWMERSVPFTTQKTAQPSVHVAFVPETQDRQRRLICHVTGFYPRDIEVTWERGGQVALGEQLTSGIRPNGDPTFQIQVSIELGQEGVSPAEHVCVVRHSSLGAAPLRVTWDSQATGQPGTLVIVAVCILALLGIGALGWYLRRRPGAQKGPYHPAHTQPETVDSAPATAKPAGNSSSTALSLPDVTE; this comes from the exons ATGATGGCTCCTTGGCCCAAACCTGCCTTGGTCTCCTTCTGGCTCCTGTCTCTCTGCTCCATCACCTTGGCTG GGGTTCACCATATCTCCTATCTCCAGCTCATCTCCCCGCAGGCGGCCTCTGGTCTGCCCAAGCGACTGAAAGTGATGAGGGTGAATGACCTGGTGCTCTCAGTCTACGACAGCAACACACGCAGGCGAGTTCCCCGCAATGGGTACAGCCCAGGGAACCAGGAAAGCCAGCAGTTCTGGAATGCACGCAGGGCTGGGTGCCTGGCCTGGGACTTCTGGGTGGAGACCGAGTACCAGGGCCTGGTGCGGGAGATGAACGCCAGCTCCCCAAAGGCGG AGCCCTACTACATGCAAGTCCTAAAGACCTGTGAGCTGGACGATGCCACTGGTGCTGTCCGAGCTGTCACCAGATATTCCCTCAATGGGGAGGACATGCTGCAGCATCAGACCGACCAGAACCGCTGGTTCTCAGTGCACCCGGCAGCCTGGCGAGTGGCTGAGCGCTGGAACCGCGAAGGGGAGACTTCTGCTGTGCTGAACCACCTCCCACTGCAGCAATGCAGATTCTGGATGGAGAGGTCTGTGCCATTCACCACTCAGAAGACAG cccagccctcagtGCACGTGGCTTTCGTCCCAGAGACCCAGGACCGGCAGCGGCGCCTCATCTGCCATGTGACGGGGTTCTATCCCCGTGACATCGAGGTGacctgggagcgggggggccaGGTTGCCCTCGGGGAGCAGCTGACCAGCGGGATCCGACCAAATGGGGACCCCACCTTCCAGATCCAGGTGTCCAtcgagctggggcaggagggggtcagcCCTGCAGAGCACGTGTGTGTGGTGAgacacagcagcctgggggctgcCCCTCTGAGGGTGACCTGGG ATTCCCAGGCCACAGGCCAACCTGGTACCTTGGTGATTGTTGCTGTCTGCATCCTTGCGCTGCTGGGaattggggccctgggctggtACCTGAGGAGGAGGCCAG GGGCCCAGAAGGGGCCGTATCACCCGGCACATACACAGCCAGAGACTGTCGactctgctccagccactgctaaGCCAGCAGGAAACTCCTCGTCCACAGCACTTTCTCTCCCAGATGTCACTGAGTGA